The Prochlorococcus marinus CUG1416 genome has a segment encoding these proteins:
- a CDS encoding fructosamine kinase family protein yields the protein MQKLSSLEVSEICDELGETYPKSIEQVHGGDIHSAWQIEFSNKKLFLKRNVRNKKFLEFEKYCLQNLRKYINQENLVIPEVIAYKNIKNIEILLIEWIDIQNFDQKKLGKGLGEMHLKSAESNPKMFGFPVEGFIGTTGQKKGWEDNWIDCFLNLRIIPQLLILNSKILEKETINKVKEKIKSELLNHKPINALVHGDLWSGNAGMDNSGKGVIFDPASWWADNEVDIAMTKLFGGFRKEFYDEYHKIFPIQKDFEKRIIIYNFYHILNHANMFGGSYFNQVKNYVKAIINM from the coding sequence ATGCAAAAATTATCCTCTCTTGAAGTTAGCGAAATTTGTGATGAATTAGGTGAAACCTATCCAAAAAGTATTGAACAAGTACATGGGGGTGATATTCATAGTGCCTGGCAAATCGAATTCTCAAACAAAAAATTATTCCTTAAAAGAAATGTTAGAAACAAAAAATTTCTTGAATTTGAAAAATATTGTCTTCAAAATTTGAGAAAGTATATTAATCAAGAAAACTTAGTTATTCCTGAAGTGATTGCATATAAAAATATAAAAAACATAGAGATTCTTTTAATCGAATGGATTGACATACAAAACTTTGACCAAAAAAAGCTTGGAAAAGGTTTAGGAGAAATGCACTTAAAATCAGCTGAATCTAATCCAAAAATGTTTGGGTTTCCGGTTGAGGGTTTTATCGGAACAACAGGTCAGAAGAAAGGCTGGGAAGATAATTGGATAGATTGTTTTTTAAATTTACGGATAATACCTCAATTATTAATCCTTAATTCAAAGATTTTAGAGAAAGAAACTATAAATAAAGTAAAAGAAAAAATTAAATCAGAATTACTTAATCATAAACCAATAAATGCTCTAGTTCATGGTGATTTGTGGTCAGGAAATGCAGGAATGGACAACAGTGGTAAGGGCGTAATATTTGACCCGGCATCTTGGTGGGCAGATAATGAAGTCGATATAGCTATGACAAAATTATTTGGAGGGTTTAGAAAAGAATTTTATGACGAGTACCATAAAATTTTTCCAATACAAAAAGATTTTGAAAAGAGAATTATTATTTATAATTTTTACCACATATTGAATCATGCCAATATGTTCGGAGGATCATATTTTAATCAAGTCAAAAATTACGTAAAAGCAATAATCAATATGTAA
- the crtD gene encoding C-3',4' desaturase CrtD, translating to MRKSEIVVVGAGIAGLTSAAILSKQGLSVTLIESHTQSGGCAGTFKRKNYIFDVGATQVAGLEKGGIHSRIFDFLDIPSPEATILDPACIVDLNDGSKAISIWYEKSKWIAEQEMQFPGSSRFWKLCTLLHQSNWIFANNNPVLPIRNFWDFSQLLKALVPSNLVTGLLLKSTIFDLLRICGLSKNQRLIKFLNLQLKLYSQEDVYNTAALYGSTVLQMCQQPHGLWHLKKSMQSLSEALESSLSKTGVKLIFGQKVNSINFDDLNMCWKVSANSKKNSFIYQAKDLIYTAPPQSLLKHLKDPLKRKLSYKNRLNNLPDPSGALVFYSALKKEHIKKTSSNHYQFVSNEVGSLFVSISDDGDGRAPKGEVTLIASIFTKTKDWFDLDKKIYLKQKKDFMKKISLELESQFDIDPENWLHRELATPLGFEKWTNRPNGMVGGLGQNPNIFGLFGLSSRTPFEGLWLCGDSIYPGEGTAGVSQSALMVVRQILASKGIENFNL from the coding sequence ATGAGAAAGTCCGAAATTGTTGTTGTTGGCGCTGGTATAGCAGGACTCACTTCTGCAGCAATTTTATCAAAACAAGGATTATCAGTGACTTTAATCGAATCTCATACTCAATCAGGAGGTTGTGCCGGTACGTTTAAAAGAAAGAATTATATTTTTGATGTTGGTGCAACTCAGGTTGCGGGTTTAGAGAAAGGAGGAATACATTCTAGGATTTTTGATTTTTTAGATATTCCATCCCCTGAAGCCACAATTTTAGATCCTGCTTGCATTGTTGATTTAAATGATGGTAGTAAAGCTATATCTATTTGGTATGAAAAAAGTAAATGGATTGCTGAACAAGAAATGCAGTTTCCTGGGAGTAGTAGATTTTGGAAACTTTGTACCCTCCTTCATCAAAGTAATTGGATATTTGCTAATAATAATCCTGTATTACCAATAAGGAATTTTTGGGATTTTTCTCAACTTCTTAAAGCACTAGTACCTTCAAACCTTGTTACAGGTCTCTTACTTAAATCTACTATCTTTGATTTATTGCGCATATGTGGATTGTCAAAGAATCAGCGCTTGATTAAATTCTTAAATCTTCAACTAAAACTTTATTCTCAAGAGGACGTTTATAATACTGCAGCATTATATGGATCTACTGTTCTTCAGATGTGTCAACAGCCACATGGTCTTTGGCATCTAAAAAAATCTATGCAGTCTTTGAGTGAAGCATTAGAAAGTTCATTGAGTAAAACTGGAGTAAAACTGATTTTTGGACAAAAAGTAAATTCTATAAATTTTGATGACCTGAATATGTGTTGGAAAGTATCTGCTAATTCGAAAAAAAATTCTTTTATTTACCAAGCAAAAGATTTGATTTATACCGCGCCTCCTCAATCTTTGCTCAAGCATTTGAAAGATCCTTTAAAAAGAAAACTAAGTTATAAAAATCGACTTAATAATTTACCTGATCCAAGTGGAGCTTTAGTTTTTTATTCAGCATTAAAAAAAGAACATATTAAAAAAACTTCCTCCAATCATTATCAATTTGTTTCGAATGAAGTTGGTTCGTTATTTGTATCAATTAGTGATGATGGTGATGGAAGAGCACCAAAAGGTGAGGTTACTTTAATAGCGAGTATTTTTACTAAGACAAAAGATTGGTTTGATCTAGATAAAAAAATTTACTTAAAACAGAAAAAGGATTTCATGAAAAAGATATCACTGGAATTGGAAAGTCAATTTGATATTGATCCTGAAAATTGGCTACATCGGGAATTGGCAACTCCATTGGGGTTTGAAAAATGGACAAATAGACCTAATGGAATGGTAGGCGGGCTTGGTCAAAATCCAAATATTTTTGGACTATTTGGATTATCAAGTAGGACTCCTTTTGAAGGTTTATGGCTTTGTGGAGACTCAATTTATCCAGGAGAGGGCACTGCAGGTGTTAGTCAGTCTGCATTAATGGTTGTAAGGCAAATTTTAGCTTCCAAAGGCATAGAAAATTTTAATTTATAA
- a CDS encoding ThiF family adenylyltransferase has protein sequence MSKDIKFNFLNADEQERYQKHLTLKEIGYEGQIALKNSSVLCIGAGGLGSSVLIYLAATGIGKIGIADNDSVEKSNLQRQIIHGTNTIGNLKIDSARERITKFNPNCELLTFAERINPKNALKIIREFDVICDCSDNFGTRYLINDACLILNKPLVFGSVQGFEGQVSVFNLHKNSPNLRDLLPESPAKNAVPTCEEYGVVGVSTGLIGILQVNEIIKIILKKGDILDGKLLIFDLLNINMKKFHLKSDQINKPIKNLSQFEDFYSEEQCSEQSNSIDIINAHDFNRLYKAKPNKILLIDVRENEEFSTFAIEGSISIPLNHLNEESYIEFIQKESLIKDVFTICQSGKRSAKASKILSKFKIQSRSIKGGIEKGRGIL, from the coding sequence ATGTCCAAAGATATCAAATTTAATTTCTTAAACGCAGATGAACAAGAAAGATATCAAAAGCATTTAACCCTCAAAGAGATAGGTTATGAGGGTCAAATAGCTCTAAAAAATAGTTCAGTATTATGTATTGGAGCAGGTGGTCTTGGATCATCTGTTTTGATTTACTTGGCAGCAACAGGAATTGGGAAAATTGGAATAGCAGATAATGATTCTGTTGAGAAATCTAATCTCCAAAGACAGATAATTCATGGAACAAATACTATTGGGAATCTTAAAATTGATTCTGCCCGGGAAAGAATTACAAAATTCAATCCTAATTGTGAATTATTAACCTTCGCAGAGAGAATTAACCCTAAGAATGCCCTGAAAATAATACGAGAATTTGATGTTATTTGTGATTGCTCAGATAATTTCGGTACTAGATACTTGATAAATGATGCGTGCCTAATACTAAATAAACCACTAGTATTTGGAAGTGTACAAGGCTTTGAAGGCCAAGTTAGTGTTTTTAATTTACATAAAAATAGTCCTAATTTAAGAGACTTGCTTCCAGAATCACCTGCGAAAAATGCTGTCCCTACTTGTGAAGAATATGGAGTTGTTGGTGTATCAACAGGGTTAATAGGAATTCTTCAAGTGAATGAAATTATCAAAATCATTCTAAAAAAAGGTGATATTTTAGATGGAAAACTTTTAATTTTTGATCTGTTAAATATAAATATGAAAAAATTCCATTTAAAAAGTGATCAGATAAATAAGCCAATAAAAAATCTTTCTCAGTTTGAGGACTTTTATAGTGAAGAACAATGTTCTGAGCAAAGTAATTCAATAGATATAATTAATGCTCATGATTTTAATAGATTATACAAAGCAAAACCCAATAAAATACTATTAATTGATGTTAGAGAAAATGAAGAATTTTCTACTTTTGCTATAGAGGGTTCTATATCTATCCCTCTCAATCATTTGAATGAAGAATCTTACATAGAATTTATTCAAAAAGAAAGTTTAATTAAAGATGTTTTTACCATATGTCAATCGGGTAAACGATCTGCTAAAGCTTCAAAAATCTTATCTAAATTCAAAATTCAATCGAGATCAATTAAGGGTGGAATTGAAAAGGGAAGAGGAATATTATGA
- the speD gene encoding adenosylmethionine decarboxylase, whose protein sequence is MEVPKKNLILNSFGNEQKLSHQSKHLLLELYRCDYEKLNDESFLRCTLNRAAKLAKATVLNLISNKFEPQGVTAIALLSESHISIHTWPESNYSAADIFTCGQNMLPELASQYLIEALKAEEHFLRVIDRNPPAAFHKQMRTVV, encoded by the coding sequence AGAATCTAATTTTAAATTCGTTTGGTAATGAACAAAAATTAAGTCATCAAAGTAAACACCTGTTGTTGGAACTTTATAGATGTGATTACGAAAAATTAAATGATGAATCCTTTTTGCGTTGTACATTAAACAGAGCTGCCAAATTGGCAAAGGCAACAGTTCTGAATTTGATAAGTAATAAATTCGAACCTCAAGGGGTTACAGCAATTGCATTACTTTCTGAATCCCATATTTCAATCCATACTTGGCCCGAATCTAATTATTCTGCAGCCGATATCTTTACATGTGGTCAAAATATGTTGCCAGAACTTGCTAGTCAATATTTAATTGAAGCTTTGAAGGCTGAAGAACATTTCTTGCGTGTTATTGATCGAAATCCACCTGCAGCATTTCATAAACAGATGAGAACGGTTGTCTAA
- a CDS encoding prephenate/arogenate dehydrogenase — MKIGIVGLGLIGGSLGLKLQSLNHTIYGIANNEFNEKKAKEKKLANFVSCDLSLLKKCELIILALPIEDLINPSQRLVASIPQDTIVTDVGSVKEPIVNTWENLHPLFIGSHPMAGTEKKGVNSGFEGLFKNAKWIITPTQNSDFNAVRTISKLIKSMNCEICQASPKEHDEAVSLISHLPIFLASALIDTVHTKNNQSLLDLTQRLAATGFADTSRVGGGNEKLGLDLAMNNQINVLNAINNFKNKLNTLESLIKGKNWELLSTKLAEAKEIRENFIN, encoded by the coding sequence ATGAAAATTGGAATAGTAGGATTAGGTTTAATTGGCGGTTCTTTAGGATTAAAACTCCAAAGTTTAAACCATACAATTTATGGAATAGCAAATAATGAATTTAATGAAAAAAAAGCTAAGGAAAAAAAGCTTGCAAATTTTGTTAGCTGTGATCTTAGCTTATTAAAAAAATGTGAGCTCATAATTTTGGCATTACCTATCGAAGATTTGATCAATCCATCTCAACGATTAGTAGCATCAATACCTCAAGATACAATAGTGACTGATGTAGGCTCTGTTAAGGAGCCAATTGTAAATACATGGGAAAATTTACATCCTCTCTTTATTGGATCACATCCAATGGCAGGAACAGAAAAAAAAGGAGTTAATTCAGGTTTTGAAGGTCTTTTTAAAAATGCAAAATGGATTATTACACCTACACAAAATAGTGATTTTAATGCAGTAAGAACTATTTCCAAGTTAATAAAGTCAATGAATTGTGAAATTTGCCAAGCTTCACCAAAAGAGCATGATGAAGCAGTATCTCTAATTTCTCATTTGCCTATATTTTTAGCTTCTGCCCTAATTGACACTGTACATACAAAAAATAATCAATCTTTATTAGATCTCACACAAAGGCTTGCAGCTACAGGATTTGCTGATACTTCGAGAGTTGGCGGCGGTAATGAAAAACTAGGCCTAGATTTAGCTATGAATAATCAGATTAATGTTTTAAATGCCATTAATAACTTTAAAAATAAACTTAATACATTGGAATCTCTTATAAAAGGAAAAAATTGGGAGTTACTTTCTACCAAACTTGCTGAAGCAAAAGAAATCAGAGAAAATTTTATAAATTAA
- a CDS encoding CAAD domain-containing protein, protein MSDNTSESNQDSGSDTSADTKSFSEKYSDVMGKVNETLGNVDWTQMGKYGKAAGIIAVVIIAQIIIKVVIDTINFFPILPGLLELLGVIVVGQWSWQNLRTSENREAVLDKVQNLKKTYLG, encoded by the coding sequence ATGAGTGACAACACTTCTGAGTCAAATCAAGACTCTGGCTCCGATACAAGCGCCGACACCAAAAGTTTTTCAGAGAAGTACTCTGATGTAATGGGCAAAGTCAACGAAACACTTGGAAATGTTGATTGGACCCAAATGGGGAAATACGGTAAAGCCGCAGGCATTATTGCCGTTGTGATTATTGCTCAAATAATAATTAAAGTTGTTATTGACACGATAAACTTTTTCCCAATTCTTCCAGGCTTACTTGAACTACTTGGAGTAATTGTTGTAGGTCAATGGAGTTGGCAGAATCTTCGTACCAGTGAAAATCGTGAAGCTGTTTTAGATAAGGTACAAAATCTTAAAAAGACATATCTAGGATAG
- a CDS encoding cob(I)yrinic acid a,c-diamide adenosyltransferase produces the protein MTNISRNRGIGIVTASDSQERSKGQLHIYDGEGKGKSQAALGVVLRTIGLGICEKRQSRVLLLRFLKGPERSYDEDSAIEALQRGFPHLIDHVRTGRSEFFTAEQVTKFDIGEAERGWNIAKGAIASSLYSVVVLDELNPVLDLGMLDIKEVVDSLQNRPDGMEIIITGRAAPTSLVRISQLHSEMRPRSTGDLSKTYGQRRCNGGIEIYTGEGKGKSTSALGKALQAIGKGISQDKSHRVLILQWLKGGNGYTEDAAIDALRESYPHLVDHLRSGRDAIVWRGQQQPIDYVEAERAWEIAKAAILSGLYKTIILDELNPTVDLELLPMESIHQTLLKKPAETEVVITGRCKNEPSYFELADVYSEMVCHKHYANVGVDLKRGVDY, from the coding sequence TTGACGAATATAAGTAGAAATAGAGGCATTGGAATTGTCACAGCAAGTGACAGTCAAGAGAGATCAAAAGGTCAATTACATATTTATGATGGGGAAGGTAAGGGTAAAAGTCAGGCTGCTTTGGGTGTTGTACTCAGGACAATAGGATTAGGAATATGCGAAAAAAGACAGTCAAGAGTTCTACTTCTCAGATTTTTAAAAGGTCCTGAGAGGTCATATGATGAGGATTCGGCCATAGAGGCCTTACAAAGAGGTTTTCCACATTTAATTGACCATGTAAGGACAGGAAGATCCGAATTCTTTACTGCTGAACAGGTGACAAAGTTTGATATAGGTGAGGCTGAAAGAGGTTGGAATATTGCTAAAGGAGCAATTGCTAGTTCTCTTTATTCTGTAGTTGTTCTTGATGAGTTGAATCCAGTGCTTGATTTGGGCATGCTTGATATCAAGGAAGTAGTTGATTCGCTTCAAAATCGTCCTGATGGAATGGAAATAATTATTACCGGAAGGGCAGCCCCTACTTCTTTGGTAAGAATATCGCAACTCCATTCAGAAATGAGACCACGTTCTACAGGAGACTTATCAAAAACATATGGACAAAGAAGATGCAATGGTGGAATTGAAATTTATACAGGTGAAGGAAAAGGTAAATCCACAAGTGCACTTGGCAAGGCTCTTCAAGCTATTGGTAAAGGAATATCTCAAGATAAAAGTCACAGAGTTCTAATATTGCAGTGGTTAAAAGGTGGAAATGGTTATACCGAAGATGCTGCTATAGATGCTTTGAGAGAAAGTTACCCACATTTGGTAGATCATTTGCGCTCAGGCAGAGATGCGATCGTGTGGAGAGGTCAACAACAGCCAATTGATTATGTTGAGGCTGAAAGAGCATGGGAAATTGCTAAAGCTGCTATTTTGAGTGGTTTATATAAAACAATTATTTTGGATGAATTGAATCCAACTGTTGATTTAGAGCTTTTACCTATGGAATCAATACATCAAACTCTCCTAAAGAAACCAGCAGAAACTGAAGTGGTTATTACTGGTAGATGCAAAAATGAACCTTCATACTTTGAACTCGCCGATGTTTACTCTGAAATGGTCTGTCATAAACATTACGCAAATGTTGGAGTTGATCTGAAAAGAGGTGTAGATTACTAA
- a CDS encoding DNA helicase: protein MLEILSHQYLKNFLRDQSINWEQIYSFGRIISKCIENDSTYLINSEIFSSHDWLPPILISLFLKEEDSTFILSKEKIQFLSKFQIDSLKNLGFNFILKNNQLIFANHHVRLITIQDLLNDPNSLNLRNHRIVYSGIEDIKQDLKNHFRISLLRKDWTKNSKEFELINRKFIKLYDSLKKKFFMRKILGNSYINLDEKEISFFSNFFHQNSFFSDKFSSVNKALSQGWACWVQLNETNLDWNLYLQPIDELSQIKAFFSNNKFVFLSALRKDNFFQIYLKKHSLDLDLVINFKSNFEEKKISLYIPSKQLLPNNPLFTNSILDKCKKLILFRKGLTLVLSDDIFLKTNLATELASTYGKRVLLETIPSRNNEILCSSYDWWIMNSDLIQIPELIIIPLLPIPNMSEPINAITVSHNKKLSQDWFRDFFLPQARIKLERAIAPLRRNSGKLIILDGRANKRNWGRLLLQNIQPSKQINYVLPFD from the coding sequence ATGCTTGAAATTTTAAGTCATCAATATTTGAAAAATTTTTTGAGAGATCAAAGTATTAATTGGGAACAAATATATTCTTTTGGGAGGATAATTTCCAAGTGTATTGAAAATGATTCTACATATCTAATTAATTCAGAAATTTTCTCTAGCCATGATTGGTTACCTCCAATTTTGATTTCTCTATTTTTAAAGGAAGAGGATTCAACTTTTATTTTGTCTAAAGAAAAAATTCAATTTTTAAGCAAATTTCAGATTGATTCATTGAAAAACCTAGGTTTTAATTTTATTTTAAAAAATAATCAACTTATTTTTGCAAATCATCATGTTCGCTTAATCACAATCCAAGATTTACTTAATGATCCCAATTCTCTTAATCTTAGAAACCATCGAATAGTTTATTCTGGAATTGAGGATATAAAACAGGATTTAAAAAATCATTTTAGAATTTCTTTACTTAGAAAGGATTGGACAAAAAATTCTAAAGAATTTGAATTAATCAATCGAAAATTTATAAAATTATATGATTCGTTGAAGAAAAAGTTCTTCATGAGAAAGATTTTAGGAAATAGTTATATTAATTTAGATGAAAAAGAGATTAGTTTTTTTTCAAACTTTTTTCATCAAAATTCCTTTTTTTCTGATAAATTTTCAAGCGTTAACAAAGCATTATCTCAAGGTTGGGCATGCTGGGTACAATTAAATGAAACAAATTTAGATTGGAATTTGTATTTGCAGCCAATAGATGAACTTTCTCAAATTAAAGCATTTTTTTCAAATAATAAATTTGTTTTTTTATCAGCATTGAGAAAAGATAATTTTTTCCAAATTTATCTTAAAAAGCACAGTTTAGATCTTGACTTGGTCATTAATTTTAAAAGTAATTTTGAAGAGAAAAAGATTTCATTATATATACCCTCTAAACAGTTGCTTCCTAATAATCCTCTTTTTACAAATTCAATCTTAGATAAATGCAAAAAGTTAATACTTTTTAGAAAGGGTTTAACTTTAGTATTGTCTGACGATATTTTTTTAAAAACGAACCTTGCTACAGAATTAGCCTCGACGTACGGGAAAAGGGTATTGCTAGAGACAATTCCCTCTCGTAATAATGAAATCCTTTGCTCTAGTTATGATTGGTGGATTATGAATTCTGATTTAATACAAATTCCAGAACTAATTATCATTCCTTTACTTCCGATTCCGAATATGTCAGAACCTATTAATGCAATTACAGTCTCTCATAACAAAAAGCTTTCTCAGGATTGGTTTAGAGACTTCTTTCTTCCTCAAGCCAGAATAAAACTTGAAAGAGCTATTGCTCCTTTAAGAAGAAATTCAGGTAAGTTAATAATTTTAGATGGGAGAGCAAATAAAAGAAACTGGGGAAGATTACTTTTGCAAAACATTCAACCCTCAAAACAAATTAACTATGTGCTACCTTTTGATTAG
- the larE gene encoding ATP-dependent sacrificial sulfur transferase LarE encodes MFNQLEILSDEQSEKLYTIRRYIKNLDSVCIAYSGGVDSTLIASLAFEQLGSKAIAITGISPALANTLREEARSQAKWIGIKHLEIQTSELDQSSYSENPKDRCFACKKELHKHTTYLSKKLNYKIVLDGVNLDDLKDYRPGIKAAKQAGVVSPLAKFKFSKQDIRDISRALGFPWWDKPAQPCLSSRFPYGHEITSERLKMVERAEEYLKEGGLSEVRVRCQGSTARIEIPQDELKHFFKKYNFSDLVQFFSNLGFNCTSLDLEGLISGKLNR; translated from the coding sequence ATGTTCAATCAACTAGAAATTCTCTCTGATGAACAAAGTGAAAAGCTTTATACAATTAGAAGATACATTAAGAATCTTGATAGTGTTTGTATTGCTTATTCAGGAGGAGTAGACAGTACATTAATCGCATCATTAGCATTTGAGCAATTAGGTAGCAAAGCTATCGCAATTACTGGTATTTCTCCTGCATTAGCCAATACACTTCGTGAAGAAGCAAGAAGTCAAGCAAAATGGATTGGAATTAAGCATTTAGAAATTCAAACATCAGAATTAGACCAATCAAGTTATAGTGAAAATCCCAAAGATAGGTGCTTTGCATGTAAAAAAGAGCTTCATAAACATACAACCTATTTATCTAAAAAACTTAATTACAAGATTGTTTTAGATGGAGTCAATCTGGATGATCTTAAAGATTACAGGCCAGGTATAAAAGCCGCAAAACAAGCAGGAGTTGTTTCTCCCCTTGCAAAATTCAAATTCTCAAAACAAGATATTAGGGATATATCAAGAGCATTAGGTTTTCCTTGGTGGGATAAACCAGCTCAGCCTTGCTTGTCATCAAGATTTCCTTATGGCCATGAAATAACCAGTGAGAGGCTTAAAATGGTTGAGAGAGCAGAAGAATACCTTAAAGAAGGTGGTTTATCTGAGGTTAGAGTTAGATGCCAAGGGTCAACCGCAAGAATAGAAATTCCACAAGATGAATTAAAGCATTTTTTTAAAAAATATAATTTTAGTGATTTAGTTCAATTTTTTTCGAATTTAGGATTTAATTGCACAAGCTTAGATCTTGAAGGACTAATAAGCGGAAAATTAAATAGATAA